The following are encoded together in the Chanodichthys erythropterus isolate Z2021 chromosome 16, ASM2448905v1, whole genome shotgun sequence genome:
- the tcea1 gene encoding transcription elongation factor A protein 1, with amino-acid sequence MGKKEEEEIIRIAKKMDKMAQKKNGVGALDLLKELKNIPMTLELLQSTRIGMSVNAIRKQSTDDEVTSLAKSLIKSWKKLLDEPAADKSSEEKKKERTTPVVSPSQASPEPREESSSSNSSSKSESADVTPNTLIATFPRAPGTSDSVRIKCREMLSSALQTGDDHIAIGADCDELGAQIEECIFSEFKNTDMKYKNRVRSRISNLKDAKNPNLRRNVLCGNVSPDRIAKMTAEEMASDELKEMRKNLTKEAIRDHQVATSGGTQTDLFTCGKCKKKKCTYTQVQTRSADEPMTTFVFCNECGNRWKFC; translated from the exons ATGGGTAAGAAAGAAGAGGAAGAGATCATCCGGATCGCAAAGAAGATGGATAAAATGGCACAGAAGAAGAACGGG gttGGTGCACTGGACTTACTAAAGGAACTAAAGAATATACCCATGACCCTGGAGCTTCTGCAG TCCACGAGGATCGGGATGTCGGTCAATGCCATCCGCAAGCAGAGCACAGACGATGAAGTGACCTCACTGGCCAAGTCCTTGATCAAGTCCTGGAAGAAGTTGCTGG ATGAACCTGCTGCAGATAAGAGCTCAGAGGAGAAAAAGAAGGAACGCACAACACCAGTGGTCTCGCCATCTCAAGCCAGTCCGGAGCCCAGAGAGGAAAG CTCAAGCAGTAATTCTAGCAGTAAGAGCGAGTCTGCCGATGTTACACCCAACACGTTGATAGCCACTTTCCCACGAGCACCAGGCACATCTGACTCAGTTCGTATCAAGTGCAGGGAGATGTTGTCAAGTGCTTTGCAAACAGGAG atgATCACATTGCGATTGGTGCTGATTGCGATGAGCTTGGAGCTCAGATTGAAGAAT GTATTTTTTCGGAGTTCAAAAATACTGATATGAAATATAAGAATCGCGTACGAAGCCGAATCTCCAATCTTAAGGATGCAAAGAACCCCAACCTGAGAAGGAACGTGCTGTGTGGGAATGTGAGCCCAGACCGCATAGCGAAAATGACAGCGGAG GAAATGGCAAGCGATGAGTTGAAGGAGATGCGTAAGAATCTGACCAAAGAGGCCATCAGGGATCACCAGGTGGCCACTTCTGGGGGCACCCAGACTGACCTGTTCACTTGCGGGAAGTGCAAAAAGAAGAAGTGTACATACACCCAG GTTCAAACTCGAAGTGCTGATGAACCGATGACAACATTCGTCTTCTGCAATGAATGTGGAAATAGGTGGAAG TTCTGCTGA
- the rgs20 gene encoding regulator of G-protein signaling 20 isoform X2, producing MGSERMEMRKRQMSVQQESVAGTTAPAQNEQPGQGNRGSNACCFCWCCCCSCSWNEDREERNRRASYDFKAEENADFEESPKPTAEEILLWGQSFDKLMQCPSGRSAFRQFLRTEFSEENMLFWLACEEFNKETNKSSIEEKARIIYEDYISILSPKEVSLDSRVREVINRNMLEPTSHTFDDAQLQIYTLMQRDSYPRFMNSPVYKNLLKTVSEESVES from the exons ATGGGATCAGAGCGGATGGAGATGCGAAAGAGGCAGATGTCGGTGCAGCAGGAGTCGGTGGCGGGCACCACAGCACCGGCGCAGAACGAGCAGCCCGGCCAGGGGAACCGTGGCTCCAACGCATGCTGCTTCTGCTGGTGCTGTTGCTGCAGCTGCTCCTG GAATGAAGACAGAGAAGAGAGGAACCGGAGAGCCTCGTATGATTTTAAAGCAGAGGAGAATGCAGACTTCGAGGAGAG TCCGAAACCGACTGCGGAGGAGATACTCTTGTGGGGGCAATCCTTCGACAAACTGATGCAATGCCCCTCTGGAAGAAGTGCCTTCCGGCAGTTTCTGCGCACCGAGTTCAGTGAGGAAAACATGCTCTTCTGGTTGGCCTGCGAGGAATTCAACAAGGAAACCAATAAAAGCTCCATCGAAGAGAAGGCGCGGATAATATACGAAGACTACATTTCAATTCTCTCACCCAAAGAG GTGAGCCTCGATTCTAGAGTTCGGGAGGTTATAAACAGGAATATGCTGGAGCCAACATCCCACACGTTCGACGATGCCCAGCTCCAGATCTACACACTAATGCAAAGAGACTCATATCCGCGGTTCATGAACTCCCCAGTCTACAAAAACCTGCTTAAGACAGTCTCTGAGGAGTCGGTGGAATCTTAG
- the rgs20 gene encoding regulator of G-protein signaling 20 isoform X1, translating into MPCNRIILKWEVWPSSVVQSVRLSPYLMWGQLRHLLLACRHDEGYLATGSYENEDENENTEGRSKDPIYIQPMGSERMEMRKRQMSVQQESVAGTTAPAQNEQPGQGNRGSNACCFCWCCCCSCSCLTVRNEDREERNRRASYDFKAEENADFEESPKPTAEEILLWGQSFDKLMQCPSGRSAFRQFLRTEFSEENMLFWLACEEFNKETNKSSIEEKARIIYEDYISILSPKEVSLDSRVREVINRNMLEPTSHTFDDAQLQIYTLMQRDSYPRFMNSPVYKNLLKTVSEESVES; encoded by the exons ATGCCATGTAACAGAATCATCTTGAAGTGGGAGGTCTGGCCCTCTTCTGTGGTACAGAGTGTTCGGCTTTCTCCCTACTTGATGTGGGGGCAGCTACGGCATCTTCTCTTGGCCTGTCGGCACGACGAGGGTTACTTAGCGACAGGAAGTTATGAAAATGAAGACGAGAATGAAAACACGGAGGGCAGATCAAAGGATCCCATATACATTCAG CCCATGGGATCAGAGCGGATGGAGATGCGAAAGAGGCAGATGTCGGTGCAGCAGGAGTCGGTGGCGGGCACCACAGCACCGGCGCAGAACGAGCAGCCCGGCCAGGGGAACCGTGGCTCCAACGCATGCTGCTTCTGCTGGTGCTGTTGCTGCAGCTGCTCCTG TCTCACTGTTAGGAATGAAGACAGAGAAGAGAGGAACCGGAGAGCCTCGTATGATTTTAAAGCAGAGGAGAATGCAGACTTCGAGGAGAG TCCGAAACCGACTGCGGAGGAGATACTCTTGTGGGGGCAATCCTTCGACAAACTGATGCAATGCCCCTCTGGAAGAAGTGCCTTCCGGCAGTTTCTGCGCACCGAGTTCAGTGAGGAAAACATGCTCTTCTGGTTGGCCTGCGAGGAATTCAACAAGGAAACCAATAAAAGCTCCATCGAAGAGAAGGCGCGGATAATATACGAAGACTACATTTCAATTCTCTCACCCAAAGAG GTGAGCCTCGATTCTAGAGTTCGGGAGGTTATAAACAGGAATATGCTGGAGCCAACATCCCACACGTTCGACGATGCCCAGCTCCAGATCTACACACTAATGCAAAGAGACTCATATCCGCGGTTCATGAACTCCCCAGTCTACAAAAACCTGCTTAAGACAGTCTCTGAGGAGTCGGTGGAATCTTAG
- the rgs20 gene encoding regulator of G-protein signaling 20 isoform X3, producing MGSERMEMRKRQMSVQQESVAGTTAPAQNEQPGQGNRGSNACCFCWCCCCSCSCLTVRNEDREERNRRASYDFKAEENADFEESPKPTAEEILLWGQSFDKLMQCPSGRSAFRQFLRTEFSEENMLFWLACEEFNKETNKSSIEEKARIIYEDYISILSPKEVSLDSRVREVINRNMLEPTSHTFDDAQLQIYTLMQRDSYPRFMNSPVYKNLLKTVSEESVES from the exons ATGGGATCAGAGCGGATGGAGATGCGAAAGAGGCAGATGTCGGTGCAGCAGGAGTCGGTGGCGGGCACCACAGCACCGGCGCAGAACGAGCAGCCCGGCCAGGGGAACCGTGGCTCCAACGCATGCTGCTTCTGCTGGTGCTGTTGCTGCAGCTGCTCCTG TCTCACTGTTAGGAATGAAGACAGAGAAGAGAGGAACCGGAGAGCCTCGTATGATTTTAAAGCAGAGGAGAATGCAGACTTCGAGGAGAG TCCGAAACCGACTGCGGAGGAGATACTCTTGTGGGGGCAATCCTTCGACAAACTGATGCAATGCCCCTCTGGAAGAAGTGCCTTCCGGCAGTTTCTGCGCACCGAGTTCAGTGAGGAAAACATGCTCTTCTGGTTGGCCTGCGAGGAATTCAACAAGGAAACCAATAAAAGCTCCATCGAAGAGAAGGCGCGGATAATATACGAAGACTACATTTCAATTCTCTCACCCAAAGAG GTGAGCCTCGATTCTAGAGTTCGGGAGGTTATAAACAGGAATATGCTGGAGCCAACATCCCACACGTTCGACGATGCCCAGCTCCAGATCTACACACTAATGCAAAGAGACTCATATCCGCGGTTCATGAACTCCCCAGTCTACAAAAACCTGCTTAAGACAGTCTCTGAGGAGTCGGTGGAATCTTAG